From Brassica oleracea var. oleracea cultivar TO1000 chromosome C3, BOL, whole genome shotgun sequence, a single genomic window includes:
- the LOC106330410 gene encoding uncharacterized protein LOC106330410: MKLVDGQSINKSLVLDEVEIAKARRLLVHIQSHDGPVMKLYLWDQAARDLCKKFNSYENTPTVLLVTTVNTKTLGGTLALTSMSSSRVFMNYDVQPTIDYFGWLGSNPAIAEQVNAEVVTKRESMTIGDFFSYIKEESAKEAFFECTATIDDVVHGSAWYYIACSGCHTKVTKGPTSLICTTNKCGKVNVDGVAQYRSKISVYDNSEQAFFVLLGDAGRELTGKPASELGNGNQEDDHEAPVPEALISTIGQRHKFCVKVTEHNLSSKTRSLTLTKTLPLDTQPATVSSEGNNTTATSEETSKSRVDSAEGSKRTCDSDEIEEAKRHKCGN, encoded by the exons ATGAAGTTGGTTGATGGTCAGAGTATCAATAAGTCCCTCGTGCTTGACGAAGTGGAGATAGCAAAGGCGAGGCGTCTTCTGGTTCATATCCAGTCACATGA TGGACCTGTGATGAAGCTTTATCTTTGGGACCAGGCTGCAAGAGACTTATGCAAAAAGTTTAATTCGTACGAAAACACACCCACTGTGTTACTGGTCACGACCGTAAACACAAAGACTCTCGGAG GTACTCTTGCGTTGACCTCAATGTCCTCCTCGCGTGTATTTATGAACTACGATGTCCAACCTACTATTGATTACTTCGGCTG GTTGGGCTCTAATCCAGCTATTGCTGAGCAGGTTAACGCAGAGGTGGTAACTAAACGTGAGTCAATGACTATAGGGGATTTCTTCTCCTACATTAAGGAGGAATCTGCAAAG GAAGCCTTTTTTGAGTGCACGGCTACAATCGATGATGTGGTGCATGGCTCTGCTTGGTACTACATTGCGTGCAGTGGGTGCCATACTAAGGTTACCAAAGGCCCAACTTCGTTGATTTGTACAACCAACAAGTGTGGGAAGGTTAACGTAGATGGTGTTGCGCA GTACCGTTCAAAGATATCTGTTTATGACAACAGTGAGCAAGCTTTTTTTGTACTACTTGGTGATGCTGGTCGTGAGCTGACTGGAAAGCCCGCATCGGAATTA GGAAATGGAAACCAAGAAGATGACCATGAGGCACCTGTCCCGGAAGCTTTAATCAGCACAATCGGCCAAAGACATAAGTTTTGTGTCAAAGTGACAGAGCACAATTTATCAAGCAAGACCCGGTCGCTTACTTTGACCAAGACCCTCCCTCTAGACACTCAGCCAGCCACGGTATCCTCGGAAGGAAACAACACTACTGCAACTTCAGAGGAAACATCCAAAAGCCGTGTGGATTCTGCAGAGGGGAGTAAGAGGACTTGTGACAGTGATGAGATAGAGGAAGCTAAACGCCATAAGTGTGGGAATTAG
- the LOC106330411 gene encoding uncharacterized protein LOC106330411, which yields MRVNHDEKEFSEWLLKVGEGRPESGQEDEDDGYHDQMITVDNSLVQETKDESLKQVVDAAYGDVNQLEASQSSYTDKAILTPRNDTVDEINAYTISKTGGEAKDYYSNDSFEVSETQSNQNDTLYAIEYLNSMEFPGLPSHKLTLKVGALIMLLRNINQTKGLCNGNRMILTHIGERVLKADIITGSHIGKEVLIPRIILLHGDTKLPFTLRRREFPIRLC from the coding sequence ATGCGAGTCAATCATGACGAGAAAGAGTTCTCTGAGTGGCTTCTCAAGGTCGGGGAAGGTCGTCCAGAATCAGGACAAGAAGATGAGGATGATGGCTACCATGACCAAATGATAACCGTCGACAACTCATTGGTACAAGAGACTAAGGACGAGTCATTAAAACAAGTTGTCGATGCTGCGTATGGTGATGTCAACCAATTAGAGGCCTCCCAGAGTTCCTACACTGATAAAGCTATACTTACACCCCGAAATGATACAGTAGATGAAATTAATGCATATACAATCTCCAAAACCGGCGGGGAGGCAAAAGACTACTACAGTAACGATAGCTTTGAGGTTTCAGAGACTCAATCTAACCAAAATGATACATTATACGCCATTGAGTATCTCAATTCCATGGAGTTTCCAGGCTTGCCATCCCATAAACTCACTCTCAAAGTTGGGGCCCTGATTATGCTTCTGCGAAACATAAATCAAACAAAAGGATTATGTAATGGTAATCGTATGATCCTGACCCACATAGGCGAAAGAGTGCTTAAGGCAGATATAATTACTGGCTCACACATTGGAAAAGAAGTTTTGATCCCAAGAATTATCCTCTTGCATGGGGATACAAAGCTACCGTTCACTTTACGTCGACGAGAATTTCCTATCAGATTGTGTTAA